The genomic region attatcattattggTATGAAACTGTCTATACTTCAAGCTTGCAAGCCAACATTTGGAAACACTGCAtgagaatataatttaaaaggaaaatattttaatttaaatataaaagtaaaatactaaTAGGTATACAATACAATgtgaaaaagttaaaatgaacCCAGTGTAACAAACTCATTAATTACAAGTTTTCAAATATAACCCCTGAAAGGGATTTAAGAATAATCTAAATCCTGTATTTTAGATTAAATaatctagaagaaaataaaacataatcacAGTAACCAAGATGCTGCAGAGTATTTTATAGTTTGGTGAActctttttgttattatttatacatttgtgtgcttattataaaattataaggtGTAAAGTTAATCTCCTTTAACTATTGTGACTGAGAGCTGTACCGAATGCTACGTGCTCTGGTCTGGGACAGAAGGTAGCCTTGAAGACCTGTGACTTAAGGGCATCACTGTCAGCTCTGGGATGAAAACTTCCAGCTTTCTCCTTCTGCTCTTTTCTCTCAGGCTACTTATCCAGTCGGGAGGAAGTTGCTTCTTATTACCACTGTCCCGAGGCACCCCTGGAAGCTAAGGTGAGCCCTAGACAAGGAGCCCGCTCTGAAGCAATACCAGGCAAACTCTACCCTTTGTTTCTGTTCCGTGAGGAATAAGGGTTTCAAGGGAAACAAAAACTAAGGATAATTTCCCTTTGGCAATTCCAGGACTTTTTATATGGAGAGGCCACTAGTCAGTGAGTATGTTTAATGTAATTATAGTATGATAATAACATTGCATACAACTTATGTGATGTCTGTCTCAAGGAGGCTCAAAGGACTCAGAGGTCACCCTATACTTGATTCTCTGCAAAAGATCATTGAAAAACAGTAATTCATATATACCAAATAATCgaaaaatttaattttaccaATAGGGTCTTTTATTAATCTGTAGTTCCCTTCACTTACCTAAGGTCACTTAGATGGGAGGATAGAGTTTCCATGGCATATTGGACTGACGGCAGGGTCAGGTTTAAATGCCCTCCACTCTGTTGTTTATAGGGTGGAGGTCAACATTTCTTAACCTTAAGGGGAGCCCTTTGTATTTCAGAAGAGAGCCATGCTTCAAATCTCtggtcaaaagtaaataaataaccagGTGAAAAAGTCCAAGGTCATAATGACCTCTCATGGAGGTCTGCTGAGTCACAGCCAACCTGTCctttttaaagtgatttatttcttttaagtggCCAGCATTTTCAACAACCTCTAGATAtagacatatataaacatatccaTTTCTTTCAATTTTGGCCTAGTACAGTCCCCAGTACTTTACataggatttttaaaagtaagctAATTTTTGCTTCCCACTCACTCATCTGATAATCCCTTTTCTCCTGTTGCTGTTGGAACCCCTAACGAAACGAAACTTTTCTTCATAGGATGTCATTCTGACAAGTGGCTGCAGTCAGGCTATTGAACTATGTTTGGCTGTGTTGGCCAACCCAGGGCAAAACATCTTAGTTCCAAGACCCGGCTTCTCTCTCTACAGGACTCTGGCTGAATCTATGGGAATTGAGGTCAAGCTCTACAATTTATTGGTAAATGACTTTTTAGTTTTAGATACAAATTATACAATTTTAGATACAAATGCTCAATTTCTACTTCATAAAAATACATGACCATTATCTTAGCAGAGAAAGATTTGGAAAGTCTGAGGCCACAGACACATTTTGTGACTTATATTATACCTTTGAGTGAAGTAAGTAGTCTTCCTAAATTTTTCAGAATCATCTTGgtctcacttttttttccctccccagcCAGAGAAGAATTGGGAAATTGACCTAAAACAGCTAGAATCTCTGATTGATGAAAAGACAGTTTGTCTTATTGTCAACAATCCATCAAACCCTTGTGGGTCAGTGTTCAGTAGACGTCATCTCCAGAAAATTTTGGCAGGTAAGTCCAACAGATTTCACTTGACAGGAAAGAAGATGGGGATGGAATCCTTTAGCTGTTTCCTGGAGTGAGAAAGAAGTCCTTTACTAAGTTCCGAGACTAGGATAGAGGTTGGAGGGCTCCAGTGGGTCCCAAGTGAGTGGTGTGCCACTGCAAAggtagaaagaaggagaaaaagacttGCCTCTTTATCACTCCCCTTATGTGGAAgaaaggatttgaaatatctagTTAATTAAACAGCAAGTTCAGGTTCGGTACCCTGGAAGGCTCTGTACCATGAGAAGAATTTGTAGTTCttaaagaggaagacaaaacccACAAACATGAAGTGTAAAGTATAAGCCCAGGTAAACATTTAAGTGCTAAGGCAATTCACATTAAAAATGACATCAGCatgtttctcttattttcagTGGCTGCAAGGCAGTGTGTCCCTATCTTAGCTGATGAGATCTATGGAGACATGGTGAGTCTTGGGCAGAAtctaattatttcattcattccctAGAGTCAGGGGTTGTACATATTACTGGGCTGGgaccagtttcctcattttagGCTTCTTTTAACCCAGACAAGACACTAGGTTAAATTTTTCGGATAGTTCCCTTTGAAGCTTCTTGAGATCCCAGTCATGCTTCAGGGTAGAAAGAGCCTGTAAATCGGAGGCCCTGTGCTTAATGATATAAGGAAAATTTGGGGAGGCATGGGATTTGGAGGGAAACCAGAAAACAGCTGTAAGAAGCACCTCTTCTCCTCAGGTGTTTTCAGATTCCAAATTTGAGCCTCTGGCCACCCTCAGCAGCAATGTCCCCATCCTGTCCTGTGGAGGGCTGGCCAAGCGCTGGCTGGTTCCTGGCTGGAGGATGGGCTGGATCCTTATCCATGACCGAAGAGATATTTTTGGCAATGAggtgagaatatatatatatattctaaacatttatttgtttacttattactTGCTTACTTTATCTCACTGTGGTGGTATAGATGTGAGATTTTCCTTTCTTGGCCCTGTAGTTCTGTGTGCCTGGAAAGACACTGGATAAAGATAGTACTAGTTATTTCTCTCCAGAACTCAGTTTTTCTGTGTTGTGAGGAAGTTCCATCTACCTCCAATTTTattaccacaaaaaaagaagcaacaaGCAGTAATGATCCCTTATACTATTTGTGGTCTTACAAGGTGCCGGTGCTTTATGTACTTTATTTCAATGTAATTCTCCCAACAACCCTGTGAGGCCAGTATTAGTATTATCTCCATGTTacagctgataaaaatgaactcaGATAGATTGTACAATTTTCTCAGTCACACACCCAGTCAGTGTGTGGCAGAGCTGGGCTACAAACCCAGGTGGTCTGATTTAAGAATGACACAAGGCACCACCACATCTCCAGATATCAAAAACTAACCCTAACTCTGGCTAGATAgaagataacaacaacaaaaaaattaaaaataaataaaaataaacactttataGAAAGAATGGTCAGAGCAAGAATCTCCACAGCAGGGATGCTTAAGAAAGGCTAAATAATGTGTTTGCTGGGGGGCTTTTAGATCCGAGATGGGTTGACAAAGCTAAGTCAACGGATCCTGGGCCCCTGCACCCTTGTCCAGGGAGCTCTGAAAAGCATCCTGTGTCGCACCCCTCAAGAGTTCTACCACAACACTCTAAGCTTCCTCAAGGTAAGGGCAGCCTGTGGCCTTCCACTCTGGGAGTCAGGGAATGCCTCCAGTGGAATTTTGAGCCATTATGGCTTCCTTCTGGCTTCCAAGCCAGAAGGTGGCATCATTGTCAACATTCATCCATACATTTCTCTAACTTCTGGCAATCCACTCTGCTCCTGGCCTAAAGCTGTGAGTCGGCagagtttttttttattgttaactCCTTATGCCACCAGAGCAAACCTAAGTTCCCTGCCTTTGATGTGGGCTGTCTTTTTAATGACCCAGTTTTTCTTTAGCTTAAGTTTTCATCCTTGATGTCTCTGCCTCTTTTCATAGTCCAATGCGGATCTCTGCTATGGGGCATTGGCTGCCATCCCCGGACTCCGGCCCATTCGCCCTTCTGGGGCCATGTACCTCATGGTGAGTATGTGGTGGCAGGCACCTGGTGGCAGGTGAGGGAAGCCAGTCTGCAGGGCTCCAAGGACAATCAAATGGGCCCCTGAGCCAGTTTAGGAACTGCCTTGTTCTGAATTGTCCCACTGACATGGTTTAAACTCAgtgctaaaaaaagaaaggaaaaaaaaaacctcttaaaatGACAACTTTTCAATATAgagaattattttatatgtagataCAGAGATGATAGGACATAATGAGAGACTTTCCACACTACTGTAGTTCTCAACCAGGAGAGATCTGGTTCCCTCGAAGTGTTTGGGGATATATAGGAATGTTGTTTTCAGAAGGACTGAAAAGTGCTATTGGCATCCTGTAGGCCAGCAATGCTGAATATTTTTCAATGGGCAGGTTAGTTCCATGCAATCAAGACTAGCCTGGCCCATAGTACCAATAGTGCCTTCTTAAAGGAACACTAGCATCCTATTTTCAACTTTCATTCATCAGCATCCAAGAAAGAaccctttaataaaataaaacattaatatgAATATATCCTCTCTTCCCTATGAGAAATTCCACAAGCCATAAGAGCAAGAACCCTTCGTTATCAGTAGTGGAATTCCAAGATATTTTTTAGAGCAGTCCCTGCCCTGATTTCTGGCATAGGGAGATGGCCTGTTTTCC from Muntiacus reevesi chromosome 2, mMunRee1.1, whole genome shotgun sequence harbors:
- the TAT gene encoding tyrosine aminotransferase isoform X1, which gives rise to MDPYVIQMQDHGSLPSVLDVHVNITGRSSVLGKVKSRKARWSVRPSDMSNKTFNPIRAIVDNMKVKPNPNKTMIALSIGDPTVFGNLPTDPEVTQAIKDALDSGKFNGYVPSIGYLSSREEVASYYHCPEAPLEAKDVILTSGCSQAIELCLAVLANPGQNILVPRPGFSLYRTLAESMGIEVKLYNLLPEKNWEIDLKQLESLIDEKTVCLIVNNPSNPCGSVFSRRHLQKILAVAARQCVPILADEIYGDMVFSDSKFEPLATLSSNVPILSCGGLAKRWLVPGWRMGWILIHDRRDIFGNEIRDGLTKLSQRILGPCTLVQGALKSILCRTPQEFYHNTLSFLKSNADLCYGALAAIPGLRPIRPSGAMYLMVGIEMEHFPEFENDVEFTERLVAEQSVHCLPATCFEYPNFFRVVITVPEVMMLEACSRIQEFCEQHYHCAEGSQEECDK
- the TAT gene encoding tyrosine aminotransferase isoform X2 encodes the protein MDPYVIQMQDHGSLPSVLDVHVNITGRSSVLGKVKSRKARWSVRPSDMSNKTFNPIRAIVDNMKVKPNPNKTMIALSIGDPTVFGNLPTDPEVTQAIKDALDSGKFNGYVPSIGYLSSREEVASYYHCPEAPLEAKDVILTSGCSQAIELCLAVLANPGQNILVPRPGFSLYRTLAESMGIEVKLYNLLPEKNWEIDLKQLESLIDEKTVCLIVNNPSNPCGSVFSRRHLQKILAVAARQCVPILADEIYGDMVFSDSKFEPLATLSSNVPILSCGGLAKRWLVPGWRMGWILIHDRRDIFGNESNADLCYGALAAIPGLRPIRPSGAMYLMVGIEMEHFPEFENDVEFTERLVAEQSVHCLPATCFEYPNFFRVVITVPEVMMLEACSRIQEFCEQHYHCAEGSQEECDK